One Granulicella sp. 5B5 DNA window includes the following coding sequences:
- the coaBC gene encoding bifunctional phosphopantothenoylcysteine decarboxylase/phosphopantothenate--cysteine ligase CoaBC — MRILLGVTGGIAAYKAAELTRELQRRGCDVQIAMTASAERFVTPLTFASLSGHQVLTSLWQPAVSETASDTPAPFDIEHIAVATHIDALIIAPATANTLAKLAHGLADDLLSTIALATKAPVFVAPAMNVNMWHHPATQTNIATLRGRGVTVIEPGSGPLACGMVGEGRLADPIHIADTLINALVARTEPAPHHDLTGETLLITAGGTREPIDPVRFLGNRSSGRMGFALAESALARGAEVILVTAAPAPAHLACEVVSVTTAAEMQSAALAALPRATTVIMAAAVSDYRPTDPAGQKLKKSSSSSETLTLHLTQNDDILQNLVAARRPGTLVLGFAAETQSDPAILRKEARRKLIAKNLDAIIANDVSSPDSGFDVDRNAGILLTHTCETILPTSTKRDMADRILSHLSALRSFTTAHQ; from the coding sequence ATGAGAATTCTTCTCGGAGTCACCGGCGGCATCGCCGCCTACAAAGCCGCCGAACTCACCCGCGAGCTCCAGCGCCGCGGCTGCGACGTCCAGATCGCCATGACCGCCAGCGCCGAGCGCTTCGTCACCCCGCTCACCTTCGCCTCCCTCAGCGGCCATCAGGTTCTCACCTCGCTCTGGCAGCCTGCCGTCAGCGAAACCGCATCCGACACACCCGCTCCCTTCGACATCGAGCACATCGCCGTCGCCACCCACATCGACGCCCTCATCATCGCCCCGGCCACGGCAAACACCCTCGCTAAGCTCGCTCACGGCCTAGCTGATGATCTCCTCAGCACCATCGCCCTCGCCACCAAGGCGCCAGTCTTCGTAGCACCGGCCATGAACGTCAACATGTGGCACCACCCCGCCACCCAGACCAACATTGCCACCCTCCGCGGCCGCGGCGTTACCGTCATCGAACCCGGCTCCGGCCCGCTCGCCTGCGGCATGGTCGGCGAAGGCCGCCTCGCCGACCCCATCCACATCGCGGACACCCTCATCAACGCCCTCGTCGCCCGCACCGAACCCGCACCCCACCACGACCTCACCGGCGAAACGCTCCTCATCACCGCCGGGGGCACCCGCGAACCCATCGACCCCGTCCGCTTCCTCGGCAACCGTTCCAGCGGCCGCATGGGCTTCGCCCTCGCCGAGTCCGCCCTCGCCCGCGGAGCCGAAGTCATCCTCGTCACCGCCGCCCCAGCCCCGGCTCATCTCGCCTGCGAGGTCGTCTCCGTCACCACCGCCGCCGAGATGCAATCCGCCGCCCTCGCCGCTCTCCCGCGCGCCACCACAGTCATCATGGCCGCCGCCGTCTCCGACTACCGGCCCACCGATCCAGCCGGTCAAAAACTCAAGAAATCGAGCTCTTCCAGCGAAACCCTCACCCTCCACCTCACCCAGAACGACGACATCCTCCAGAACCTCGTCGCCGCCCGCCGCCCCGGCACGCTCGTTCTCGGCTTCGCCGCCGAAACCCAGTCCGACCCCGCCATCCTCCGCAAAGAGGCCCGCCGCAAGCTCATCGCCAAGAACCTCGATGCCATCATCGCCAACGACGTCTCCTCCCCCGACAGCGGCTTCGACGTCGACCGCAACGCCGGCATCCTCCTCACCCACACCTGCGAGACCATCCTCCCCACCTCCACCAAACGCGACATGGCCGACCGCATCCTCAGCCACCTCTCCGCCCTCCGCTCCTTCACCACCGCCCACCAATAA
- a CDS encoding elongation factor P encodes MASLLNAINVKRKMLFEFEGAPYVCLDSDISTPTARGGQTLVRLKMRNLLNNAVFDKTFKAEDRFPEPDVVFVPASYLYSDADGSHFLDQESFETHTLTEAMLGDALDWLIEGTMLQIRKYNGNPIGLQLPQFVELDVKYTEPAVKGDSSSGSVTKDATLETGRVVRVPLFIKEGEKIKLTTETGEFAGRV; translated from the coding sequence ATGGCTTCTCTTCTCAACGCAATCAACGTCAAGCGCAAGATGCTCTTCGAGTTCGAAGGCGCCCCCTACGTCTGTCTCGACTCCGACATCAGCACCCCCACTGCCCGCGGCGGTCAGACTCTCGTCCGCCTCAAGATGCGGAACCTCCTCAACAACGCCGTCTTCGACAAGACCTTCAAGGCCGAGGACCGCTTCCCCGAGCCCGACGTCGTCTTCGTCCCCGCCAGCTACCTCTACTCCGACGCCGACGGCTCCCACTTCCTCGACCAGGAGTCCTTCGAGACCCACACCCTCACCGAAGCCATGCTCGGCGACGCCCTCGACTGGCTCATCGAAGGCACCATGCTCCAGATCCGCAAGTACAACGGCAACCCCATCGGCCTGCAGCTCCCGCAGTTCGTCGAGCTCGACGTCAAGTACACCGAGCCCGCCGTCAAAGGCGACTCCTCCTCCGGCTCCGTCACCAAGGACGCCACTCTGGAAACCGGCCGCGTCGTCCGCGTTCCCCTCTTCATCAAGGAAGGCGAAAAGATCAAACTCACCACCGAAACAGGCGAGTTCGCGGGCCGCGTCTAG
- the pnp gene encoding polyribonucleotide nucleotidyltransferase: MKQEVYVELAGGKHIKFETGRIAKQASGAAFTTSGDNAVLATAVASPDPKEGIDFFPLTVEYREFTYAGGRIPGGFIKREGRPSEKEILTSRQIDRPIRPLFPEAFRNETQVVAFVYSADKENDPDVLGINGASCALSLSDIPFHGPVGAVRIGYIDEQYIVNPTYSERLVSLLNIMVVGTKDGIVMVESGAKEVSEEVVLGAIEFAHVEIKKIVAGIEELVKLAGKPKRAVTPLENDTEYAAALKAKVGDKLADALNTKKYPKFESYAKVKEIKDELKKELPADDAAAAKKLSKYFEGLRETIFREQVLNDRIRPDHRAFDEIRNITIETGVLPRVHGSALFTRGETQALVSATLGTTDDAQRMESYEGEQKRRFMLHYNFPPFSVGEVGRMTGVGRREIGHGALAWRAIEAVLPGEDESPYTLRVVSDILESNGSSSMATVCGASLSLMQAGIPLKGSVAGVAMGLVKEEDKYAILTDIAGAEDHYGDMDFKVAGTRKGITALQMDIKIMGLTAQILREALEQARQGRMFILDKMDAVISKASEEKSAFAPRIHTIQIPTDKIRDLIGPGGKVIRGIVDATGVKIDVDDSGRVNVASSDADGLAKAIQMISDITAVPEVGKTYLGKVVRLAEFGAFVEIFPGTDGLLHVSEIAEHRVKEVKDELREGDQVLVKVLAIEGNRIKLSRKAVLREQREKLGLPPVPEQSGGGERSDRGERGGRDRDRGGRDRNERGERPVAPPPSEAPLDDDDEEFEDDEFEGDEDGEDEGDEAPAPEAGNAAAPAANGTPRPQGQRRGRRRRSRRPGAGGAPQGGNE; encoded by the coding sequence ATGAAGCAGGAAGTATATGTAGAGCTTGCCGGTGGTAAGCACATCAAGTTTGAGACAGGGCGGATCGCCAAGCAGGCCTCCGGCGCAGCCTTTACGACCAGCGGCGATAATGCCGTGCTGGCAACCGCAGTGGCCTCGCCCGATCCGAAAGAGGGCATCGACTTTTTCCCGCTGACGGTGGAGTATCGCGAGTTCACCTATGCCGGTGGCCGCATCCCGGGTGGCTTCATCAAGCGTGAGGGCCGGCCGAGCGAGAAGGAGATCCTGACGAGCCGTCAGATCGATCGCCCGATCCGTCCGCTGTTCCCGGAGGCTTTCCGGAACGAGACACAGGTGGTGGCGTTTGTGTACTCGGCCGACAAGGAAAACGATCCGGACGTGCTGGGCATCAACGGCGCGAGCTGCGCGCTGTCGCTGTCGGACATTCCGTTCCATGGGCCGGTGGGTGCCGTGCGCATCGGCTACATTGACGAGCAATATATTGTGAACCCGACCTACAGCGAGCGGCTGGTAAGCCTGCTGAACATCATGGTCGTCGGCACGAAGGACGGCATCGTGATGGTGGAGTCGGGTGCGAAGGAGGTCTCGGAAGAGGTTGTGCTCGGGGCCATTGAGTTCGCGCACGTTGAGATCAAGAAGATCGTTGCGGGCATCGAGGAGTTGGTGAAGCTTGCGGGCAAGCCGAAGCGTGCAGTGACTCCGCTGGAGAACGATACGGAGTATGCGGCTGCGCTGAAAGCAAAGGTCGGCGATAAACTTGCCGACGCACTGAACACGAAGAAGTATCCGAAGTTCGAGAGCTATGCCAAGGTCAAGGAGATCAAGGACGAGCTGAAGAAGGAACTGCCGGCGGATGACGCCGCAGCGGCCAAGAAGCTGAGCAAGTATTTTGAAGGCCTGCGCGAGACGATCTTCCGCGAGCAGGTGCTGAATGACCGCATCCGTCCGGACCATCGCGCGTTCGACGAGATCCGCAACATCACGATCGAGACGGGCGTTCTGCCTCGTGTGCATGGCTCGGCGCTGTTTACGCGCGGTGAGACGCAGGCGTTGGTTTCGGCCACGCTGGGCACCACCGACGACGCACAGCGAATGGAGAGCTACGAAGGCGAGCAGAAGCGCCGCTTCATGCTGCACTACAACTTCCCGCCGTTCTCCGTTGGTGAGGTTGGGCGCATGACCGGTGTGGGCCGTCGCGAGATTGGGCACGGAGCGCTGGCGTGGCGCGCGATTGAGGCCGTGCTTCCGGGTGAGGATGAGTCGCCGTACACGCTGCGCGTGGTGTCGGACATTCTCGAGTCGAACGGATCGTCGTCGATGGCGACTGTTTGCGGTGCTTCGCTTTCGCTGATGCAGGCAGGCATTCCTCTGAAGGGTTCTGTTGCCGGTGTGGCGATGGGCCTGGTGAAGGAAGAGGACAAGTATGCGATCCTCACCGACATCGCAGGCGCTGAAGACCACTACGGCGATATGGACTTCAAGGTCGCCGGCACGCGCAAGGGCATCACGGCGCTGCAGATGGACATCAAGATCATGGGCTTGACGGCGCAGATTCTGCGCGAGGCACTGGAGCAGGCCCGCCAGGGCCGCATGTTCATCCTGGACAAGATGGATGCGGTGATCTCGAAGGCTTCGGAGGAGAAGAGCGCGTTCGCGCCTCGTATCCACACGATCCAGATTCCGACCGACAAGATCCGCGACCTGATCGGGCCGGGTGGCAAGGTGATCCGCGGCATTGTGGACGCAACCGGTGTGAAGATTGACGTCGACGATTCGGGCCGCGTGAATGTGGCTTCGAGCGATGCGGACGGTCTCGCGAAGGCGATCCAGATGATCAGCGACATTACGGCTGTACCCGAGGTGGGCAAAACGTATCTCGGCAAGGTTGTTCGCCTGGCCGAGTTCGGCGCGTTCGTCGAGATCTTCCCAGGTACCGATGGCCTGCTGCATGTGTCCGAGATCGCAGAGCATCGCGTGAAGGAAGTGAAGGACGAGCTGCGTGAAGGTGACCAGGTACTGGTGAAGGTGCTCGCGATTGAGGGCAACCGCATCAAGCTGAGCCGCAAGGCTGTGCTGCGTGAACAGCGCGAGAAGCTGGGTCTGCCACCAGTGCCGGAGCAGTCCGGTGGTGGTGAGCGTTCGGACCGCGGTGAGCGTGGTGGTCGTGATCGCGACCGAGGTGGCCGTGACCGCAATGAGCGTGGCGAGCGTCCTGTAGCTCCGCCGCCGTCTGAGGCTCCGTTGGACGATGACGATGAGGAGTTTGAGGACGACGAGTTCGAGGGTGATGAGGATGGTGAGGATGAGGGTGACGAGGCTCCGGCACCGGAGGCAGGGAATGCTGCCGCTCCTGCTGCCAACGGGACTCCCCGTCCGCAAGGCCAGCGTCGTGGACGTCGCCGCCGTAGCCGCCGTCCGGGTGCTGGTGGTGCGCCGCAGGGTGGGAA
- the lexA gene encoding transcriptional repressor LexA yields MAITRRQKEVLDFLTSFTSRNGYSPSYEEIAAGLSLSSLATVHKHVTNLQTKGLLQRAHNRSRSIDVIPQRKVRSAMDRLPLLGRIAAGKPVEAVEQTESISLGEILGNKECFALEVRGDSMRDEHIMSGDYVLVEKTRTAREGEIVVALVDGTDATLKRFYREGNQIRLQPSNAEMAPIYAPAASVTIQGKVLGILRKYA; encoded by the coding sequence ATGGCTATCACGCGACGGCAAAAAGAGGTTCTCGACTTCCTCACCAGCTTCACCTCACGCAACGGCTACTCCCCTTCCTATGAGGAGATCGCGGCCGGCCTCAGCCTCAGCTCCCTGGCCACGGTGCACAAGCATGTCACCAACCTGCAGACCAAGGGCTTGCTTCAGCGCGCCCACAACCGCAGCCGTTCCATCGACGTCATCCCCCAGCGCAAGGTCCGCTCCGCCATGGACCGCCTTCCTCTGCTCGGCCGCATCGCCGCCGGCAAGCCCGTCGAAGCCGTCGAGCAGACCGAGTCCATCTCCCTCGGCGAGATCCTCGGCAACAAGGAGTGCTTCGCCCTCGAAGTCCGCGGCGACTCGATGCGCGACGAGCACATCATGTCCGGCGACTACGTCCTCGTCGAAAAGACCCGCACCGCCCGCGAAGGCGAGATCGTCGTCGCCCTGGTCGACGGCACCGACGCCACCCTCAAGCGCTTCTACCGCGAGGGCAACCAGATCCGTCTCCAGCCCTCCAACGCCGAGATGGCCCCCATCTACGCCCCCGCCGCCAGCGTCACCATCCAGGGCAAAGTCCTAGGCATCCTCCGCAAATACGCCTGA
- a CDS encoding dienelactone hydrolase family protein codes for MSEFVTVKAADGHELSAYVVKPEGTPKGALVVVQEIFGVNKHIRSVADGYAKEGYVAIAPALFDRIERGVDIDYTPDEMKYAFTELYPKLNVELALLDVAAAFQHVAGAHKTAVLGFCYGGLMAWLSATRAKALGISPVCTVGYYAGGIGHFAKEEPTCPVMLHFGAADSHIDKDQIDAVREANPAGKTPEVEVFEYEGAGHAFNRAPDPHSYHAEAAKLAGERSLAFLKKYIG; via the coding sequence ATGAGTGAGTTTGTGACGGTGAAGGCCGCTGACGGCCATGAGCTTTCCGCCTACGTGGTGAAGCCTGAGGGCACGCCGAAGGGCGCGCTGGTGGTGGTGCAGGAGATCTTCGGTGTGAACAAGCACATCCGTAGCGTGGCCGACGGTTATGCGAAGGAAGGTTATGTGGCGATCGCACCGGCGCTGTTTGACCGGATCGAGCGCGGGGTGGACATCGACTACACGCCGGACGAGATGAAGTATGCGTTCACCGAGCTGTATCCGAAGCTGAATGTGGAGTTGGCGCTGCTGGATGTGGCGGCGGCGTTCCAGCATGTGGCAGGCGCGCACAAGACGGCGGTGCTGGGGTTCTGCTATGGCGGACTGATGGCGTGGCTGAGTGCGACACGGGCCAAGGCGCTGGGGATATCTCCGGTGTGCACGGTGGGGTACTACGCGGGCGGCATTGGTCACTTTGCGAAAGAGGAGCCGACCTGTCCGGTGATGCTTCACTTCGGCGCGGCGGATTCGCACATCGACAAGGACCAGATTGATGCCGTGCGGGAGGCGAACCCGGCAGGGAAGACGCCGGAGGTGGAGGTGTTCGAGTATGAGGGCGCAGGACATGCCTTCAACCGCGCGCCGGACCCGCACTCGTACCATGCAGAGGCCGCGAAGCTTGCGGGAGAGCGGTCGCTGGCGTTTCTGAAGAAATATATTGGGTAA
- a CDS encoding NAD(P)H-dependent oxidoreductase, with protein sequence MPTLLNIQSSPRGHHSISRTLSHDFVAAWQAKHPDGKVVSRDLAENNLPFVGIPWITGIFLPAEQHTPGMQRALADSDELIAELFAADEILIGTPMYNFTVPANLKAWIDLIVRPRVTHSGPPERKGLVLGKSCKIIIASGGIYDEGLPAAASDYESGYLKRVLGFIGITDVEVILAGGTAAVAFGSTTVEELVRQFRPAVLAAVR encoded by the coding sequence ATGCCTACGCTGCTCAACATCCAATCCAGCCCTCGCGGCCATCACTCCATCTCCCGTACCCTGAGTCATGATTTTGTTGCAGCATGGCAGGCGAAGCATCCGGACGGTAAGGTCGTTTCGCGCGACCTGGCGGAGAACAACCTGCCGTTCGTCGGCATCCCATGGATTACCGGCATCTTCCTCCCGGCGGAACAGCACACACCGGGGATGCAGCGAGCGCTAGCGGACTCCGATGAGTTGATTGCCGAACTCTTTGCCGCGGATGAGATTCTCATCGGAACGCCGATGTATAACTTCACCGTCCCGGCGAACCTGAAGGCCTGGATCGACCTTATTGTGCGTCCACGCGTGACGCACTCCGGGCCGCCCGAACGCAAGGGGCTGGTCCTCGGTAAGAGCTGCAAGATCATCATTGCCTCAGGTGGGATCTATGACGAAGGGCTGCCTGCTGCGGCATCCGACTATGAGTCCGGCTACCTCAAACGTGTCCTCGGTTTTATTGGAATCACCGACGTTGAGGTCATCCTTGCCGGTGGCACGGCCGCGGTCGCGTTTGGCTCAACGACGGTTGAAGAACTCGTGAGGCAGTTTCGTCCTGCCGTCCTTGCTGCCGTCCGCTGA
- the rpsO gene encoding 30S ribosomal protein S15: MLATEKKSDIISKFRTHDTDTGSPEVQIAILSERIGELTEHFKTHKKDHGSRRGLLMLVSKRRSLLDYLKKTDSDRYRDVIGKLGIRK, translated from the coding sequence GTGTTGGCAACCGAAAAGAAAAGCGACATTATCAGCAAGTTCCGTACGCACGATACGGACACCGGCAGCCCCGAGGTGCAGATTGCAATCCTCTCGGAGCGTATCGGTGAGTTGACCGAGCACTTCAAGACGCACAAGAAGGACCACGGTTCGCGCCGCGGCCTGCTGATGCTGGTCTCGAAGCGCCGTAGCCTTCTGGACTACCTGAAGAAGACGGACTCGGACCGCTATCGTGATGTGATCGGCAAGCTGGGTATTCGCAAGTAA
- a CDS encoding FliA/WhiG family RNA polymerase sigma factor has translation MTSLTSCTNDAAKASAAEMGGLLEMDEAGYSRAEVAPVPAAVAAIAAMTSMEDTAGEQERQLLEHLPMVKYIARRIHERLPQHVEMDDLVSAGVFGLIDAFNKFDHTKKVQFKSYAQFRVRGAILDSLRELDWSPRELRRKGRAVEEAIRALTHRNGRAPQEAEIAREMSLSLHDFQLLLGDLKGLEIGSLHAERSEDSGEEELAFLPTSPEEDPLFRCLQGEMRQRLVDAIEELPEKERLVLTLYYYEELTMKEIGLTLGVVESRVSQIHSAAVLRLRAALGAGSKLKRPRARNAA, from the coding sequence ATGACTAGCTTGACGAGCTGTACGAACGACGCGGCGAAGGCCTCGGCCGCCGAGATGGGCGGGTTGCTGGAGATGGACGAGGCGGGCTACAGCAGGGCGGAGGTTGCTCCAGTGCCCGCAGCGGTGGCGGCGATTGCGGCGATGACATCCATGGAAGATACGGCGGGCGAGCAGGAGCGGCAGCTACTGGAGCACCTGCCGATGGTGAAGTACATTGCGCGGCGCATCCATGAGCGGCTGCCGCAGCATGTGGAGATGGACGATCTGGTGTCGGCCGGGGTGTTTGGGCTCATCGATGCGTTCAACAAGTTCGATCACACGAAGAAGGTGCAGTTCAAGAGCTATGCGCAGTTCCGCGTGCGGGGAGCGATTCTGGACTCGCTGCGCGAACTGGACTGGAGCCCGCGCGAGCTGCGGCGCAAGGGGCGTGCGGTGGAGGAGGCGATCCGGGCGCTGACGCACCGTAATGGACGCGCACCGCAGGAGGCCGAGATTGCGCGGGAGATGAGCCTGTCGCTGCATGACTTTCAACTGCTGCTGGGCGATCTGAAGGGGCTGGAGATCGGGAGCCTGCATGCGGAGCGGAGTGAGGACTCGGGCGAAGAGGAGCTGGCGTTCCTGCCGACGTCTCCGGAGGAAGACCCGCTGTTCCGGTGTCTGCAGGGGGAGATGAGGCAGCGACTGGTGGATGCGATTGAAGAGCTGCCGGAGAAAGAAAGACTGGTGTTGACCCTCTACTACTACGAGGAACTGACGATGAAGGAGATAGGACTGACGCTGGGTGTGGTGGAGTCGCGGGTATCGCAGATCCACTCGGCTGCAGTGCTCAGGCTGCGGGCGGCGCTGGGCGCCGGTTCGAAGCTGAAGAGGCCGCGGGCGCGTAATGCAGCGTAA
- the panC gene encoding pantoate--beta-alanine ligase, translated as MQIFTTIADLRHWRRQQHATLGLVPTMGALHEGHLSLVRAARASSDLVAATIFVNPLQFAPTEDLAKYPRTFAEDCALLEREDVDILFAPSATEMYPTGAETFVDVPNIGSRLDGASRPGHFRGVATVVTKLFNILQPHHAYFGQKDAAQVAVLRTMVRDLNLPVDLRVCPTVRDTDGLALSSRNRYLTPTEREQALAIPRTLHCISQSISRGERSAVNLRDHLHQCLGKAEGLRLDYAELVDAATLLPVETVGPGTLVAIAAYAGTTRLIDNLLLPETEAQP; from the coding sequence ATGCAAATCTTCACCACCATCGCCGATCTCCGCCACTGGCGTCGCCAGCAACACGCCACGCTCGGCCTCGTCCCCACCATGGGCGCCCTGCACGAAGGCCATCTCTCCCTCGTCCGCGCCGCACGCGCCTCCAGCGACCTCGTCGCCGCCACCATCTTCGTCAACCCGCTCCAGTTCGCCCCCACTGAAGACCTCGCCAAGTACCCACGCACCTTCGCCGAAGACTGCGCTCTCCTCGAACGCGAAGACGTCGACATCCTCTTCGCCCCATCCGCCACCGAGATGTACCCCACAGGTGCCGAAACCTTCGTCGACGTCCCCAACATCGGCTCCCGTCTCGACGGCGCCTCCCGCCCCGGCCACTTCCGCGGCGTCGCCACTGTCGTCACCAAGCTCTTCAACATCCTGCAGCCGCACCACGCCTACTTCGGTCAAAAGGACGCCGCCCAGGTCGCCGTCCTCCGCACCATGGTCCGGGACCTCAACCTCCCCGTCGACCTCCGCGTCTGCCCCACCGTCCGCGACACCGACGGCCTCGCCCTCAGCTCCCGCAACCGCTACCTCACCCCCACCGAGCGCGAGCAAGCCCTCGCCATCCCCCGCACGCTCCACTGCATCTCACAATCCATCTCACGCGGTGAGCGGTCCGCCGTCAACCTGCGCGATCATCTTCACCAATGCCTCGGCAAAGCAGAAGGACTGCGCCTCGATTACGCCGAGCTGGTTGACGCTGCCACCCTTCTCCCCGTCGAAACCGTAGGCCCCGGTACCCTCGTCGCCATCGCCGCCTACGCCGGAACCACCCGCCTCATCGACAACCTCCTCCTACCCGAAACAGAGGCCCAGCCATGA
- a CDS encoding flagellar biosynthesis anti-sigma factor FlgM has protein sequence MARLKHNGAMDDTAMTNPARLKRLPVEDAPDDVRVQKVERLRAAIASGRYSVSSDALAGKLMEHMRALDDGELSKRG, from the coding sequence GTGGCCCGGTTGAAGCATAACGGCGCAATGGACGACACGGCGATGACGAACCCGGCGCGGCTGAAGAGGCTGCCGGTGGAAGACGCTCCGGACGATGTGCGGGTGCAGAAGGTGGAGCGGCTGCGGGCAGCGATTGCGAGTGGGCGCTATTCTGTGTCGTCGGACGCGCTGGCGGGCAAGCTGATGGAGCACATGCGGGCTCTGGATGATGGGGAGTTGTCGAAGCGCGGGTGA
- a CDS encoding DUF302 domain-containing protein codes for MADGIRSIVSRHSVGETVARLEALLKEKGVKLFCVVDHSGEAAAAGLMMPETKVLIFGNPKAGTPVMLAAPSAALDLPLKVLVAEGANGEVTAQWNDAAWLRQRHGFPEEMVANLAAAGVLAAKAAE; via the coding sequence ATGGCGGATGGGATCAGGTCGATTGTGAGCCGGCACTCAGTAGGCGAGACGGTGGCGCGGCTGGAGGCGCTGCTGAAAGAGAAGGGTGTGAAGCTGTTTTGCGTGGTGGACCACTCGGGTGAGGCGGCTGCGGCGGGATTGATGATGCCGGAGACAAAGGTGCTGATCTTTGGGAACCCGAAGGCGGGTACGCCGGTGATGCTGGCGGCTCCAAGTGCCGCGCTGGACCTGCCGCTGAAGGTGCTGGTGGCTGAAGGGGCGAATGGCGAAGTGACCGCACAATGGAATGACGCCGCCTGGCTGCGGCAGCGTCATGGGTTTCCGGAGGAGATGGTGGCGAACCTTGCGGCGGCCGGGGTGCTGGCGGCGAAGGCTGCGGAGTAG
- a CDS encoding MarR family winged helix-turn-helix transcriptional regulator, with amino-acid sequence MKRTPPNVARGLMVASRAHTAAVAARLALRGYDDFPFASASLLWLMDEGGTRSTVLAQRAGVTKQAMSQLVRLMERQGYLEQAPDPTDTRAKVVRMTERGEAVKTACVEVRDELNRKVAKVLGTNEAGLLESSLDAAAGLFGEIAGTNQQ; translated from the coding sequence ATGAAAAGAACCCCTCCCAACGTCGCTCGTGGCTTAATGGTGGCATCACGAGCCCATACCGCCGCCGTGGCAGCCCGGCTGGCGCTGCGTGGATACGATGATTTCCCGTTCGCATCCGCCAGCCTGCTATGGCTGATGGATGAAGGTGGCACGCGGTCGACGGTCCTGGCGCAGCGGGCTGGCGTCACCAAGCAGGCGATGAGCCAGCTCGTGCGCCTGATGGAGCGTCAGGGATACCTCGAACAGGCCCCCGACCCAACCGATACGCGGGCCAAGGTCGTCCGGATGACCGAACGTGGTGAAGCCGTGAAGACCGCCTGCGTCGAAGTCCGGGACGAGTTGAATCGAAAGGTGGCAAAGGTTCTGGGAACAAACGAGGCAGGACTGCTCGAATCCAGTCTGGACGCTGCGGCCGGTCTATTCGGAGAGATCGCCGGAACAAATCAGCAATAG
- the panB gene encoding 3-methyl-2-oxobutanoate hydroxymethyltransferase → MSLTPSPAVAEKVTPQTLLAHKRAGTAFTALTAYDYPTARLADDAGIDLLLVGDSLAMAVLGHADTLSVTVAEMIHHAKAVRRGTQRALLVVDMPFGSYHVSIEDTLRNAIRIVKESGAEAVKLEGGTTQTANIRALTAAQIPVVAHIGLTPQSLHAMGGYKVQGRTQAAALQLADDALALQAAGAIAIVLEGIPRELAAHITSLVTIPTIGIGAGPDTDAQVLVVHDLLQLTFTPPAKFVRPFADAGTLIREALANYRTAVSARTFPADAESYHAPSLNLQTEHLTTR, encoded by the coding sequence ATGAGCCTTACACCGTCCCCCGCGGTCGCCGAAAAGGTGACACCGCAAACTTTGCTGGCCCACAAGCGTGCCGGCACCGCCTTCACCGCCCTCACAGCCTACGACTACCCCACCGCCCGTCTCGCAGACGACGCCGGCATCGACCTGCTCCTCGTCGGCGACTCCCTCGCCATGGCCGTCTTAGGACATGCCGATACCCTGTCGGTGACTGTAGCCGAGATGATCCACCACGCCAAGGCCGTCCGCCGCGGCACCCAGCGCGCGCTGCTCGTCGTTGACATGCCCTTCGGCAGCTACCACGTCTCCATCGAAGACACCCTCCGCAACGCCATCCGTATCGTCAAGGAGTCCGGCGCCGAGGCCGTCAAGCTCGAAGGCGGCACCACCCAGACCGCCAACATCCGCGCCCTCACCGCCGCGCAGATCCCCGTCGTCGCCCACATCGGCCTCACTCCGCAGTCGCTGCACGCCATGGGCGGCTACAAAGTCCAGGGCCGCACCCAGGCCGCCGCGCTCCAGCTCGCTGACGACGCCCTCGCCCTCCAGGCCGCCGGAGCCATCGCCATCGTTCTCGAAGGCATCCCCCGCGAGCTCGCCGCGCACATCACCTCGCTCGTCACCATCCCCACCATCGGCATCGGCGCCGGCCCCGACACCGACGCCCAGGTCCTCGTCGTCCATGACCTCCTCCAACTCACCTTCACCCCACCCGCCAAGTTCGTCCGCCCCTTCGCAGACGCCGGCACCCTCATCCGCGAAGCCCTCGCGAATTACCGTACCGCCGTCAGCGCCCGCACCTTCCCCGCCGACGCCGAAAGCTACCACGCCCCCAGCCTCAACCTCCAAACCGAGCACCTTACCACCCGATAA